CCATATCCTCAATGTCTTCACGAGGGATTTCTTCGACCTCGAACCCGTAAGTTGAGCAGTTCTTTTGAAGAAATTCAAAACTACCTTCCCGGTTTCTCCCAAACCGATGATCGTATCCGATTACCAGCTTTTTTGTCCCGATCTTGCCTACGAGGATTTGCTGAATAAACTCATCGGAAGACAATTCTGAGAAAGCGCGGGTAAATGGGACGATCGCTAAATGGTGAATGCCAAGTTGCGCAAAAAGTTCGATCTTTTCGTCAATCGTAGATAGTAGCTGAAGTCCCTGACTGTCTTCCGATACCACTGTCCTGGGATGTGGCCAAAAGGTGAGTACAACCGATTCTCCACCCGATTGCCGGCTGATTTCCAGCAATCTTGAAAGTATTTTTTGATGTCCGAGGTGCACACCGTCGAAGGTGCCACTTGTGACTACGCCATATTCCAGTTTGGAAAAGGAATCGAGGCTATGATAGATTTTCATTCGTCCACTTCTAACTTCAAAGCAATTCGTTTTTGATGAATGAAATCGGTCAGATCCCATGCATCTTTTAGTTCGAATGCGCCTATTCTTGTTCTGCACAATGCACTCAGGTAGGCGCCGCTTCCGGCCAGTTCACCGAAATCACGAACCATGCTACGAATATAGGTACCTTTTGAACAAATGATCCTAAAATTGACGGAAGGGAAAAGGGTGGTATCTATTTCGAACAGCGATACCTCTACATTGCGTTTTTTGATTTCTGCAACTTCTCCGCGCCTCGCTTTTTTGTAAAGCCGCTCCCCGTCTACGCGCACAGCGGAATAAATCGGAGGAACCTGTTCAATATGCCCTGTGAGCTTTGCGCGGGCATCTTCAAGTATTTCGGGCGTGATATGGTCTGTGGGGTATTCGGCATCGAACTCGGTTTCGAGATCAACGGAAGGGGTCGTTTTGCCCATGACAAAGGTGCCGGTATATTCTTTTTCCTGCGCCTGGTAGGTATCGATCTGCTTTGTTTTTTTTCCCGTACACAAAATAAGCAATCCCGTCGCAAGCGGGTCGAGCGTGCCGGCGTGACCTA
This Dyadobacter sp. UC 10 DNA region includes the following protein-coding sequences:
- the truB gene encoding tRNA pseudouridine(55) synthase TruB; translation: MQIDTNTPDDGEVILINKPLTWTSFDVANKLKRAYKFKKIGHAGTLDPLATGLLILCTGKKTKQIDTYQAQEKEYTGTFVMGKTTPSVDLETEFDAEYPTDHITPEILEDARAKLTGHIEQVPPIYSAVRVDGERLYKKARRGEVAEIKKRNVEVSLFEIDTTLFPSVNFRIICSKGTYIRSMVRDFGELAGSGAYLSALCRTRIGAFELKDAWDLTDFIHQKRIALKLEVDE
- a CDS encoding bifunctional riboflavin kinase/FAD synthetase; amino-acid sequence: MKIYHSLDSFSKLEYGVVTSGTFDGVHLGHQKILSRLLEISRQSGGESVVLTFWPHPRTVVSEDSQGLQLLSTIDEKIELFAQLGIHHLAIVPFTRAFSELSSDEFIQQILVGKIGTKKLVIGYDHRFGRNREGSFEFLQKNCSTYGFEVEEIPREDIEDMAISSSRIRKALVTGHIDEANGLLGRSYTLSGTVVKGKQLGRTIGFPTANLFLHESYKLVPMNGVYIIYANHQGTRYEGMLNIGVRPTVDGTMRTIEAHLFGFDKEIYGEDLTLELLHYLRPEQKFDGLDMLVKQIRIDRESAVSYFAR